A genome region from Methylobacterium sp. FF17 includes the following:
- a CDS encoding GNAT family N-acetyltransferase, whose translation MIGQPDADLAWAVEEACLNARPSPVAINLGGWLLRASGGPTRRTNSLNPLRGRRDDPAAVIAAAEAVYRDLGRPLIVRVPDLAPEMNTYLDRFGFRSEGETCTLLADLADSSGAEPEGLVLSRDPDEAWFAAQAACEGPVSSEAARTYRASLACLILPRVFARLDREEQAVAVAYGVLHRGLFVLESVATHPAHRRAGHAITLLTALMDRAQRMGAEGACLQVVAENGPARALYAALGFTRTLHGYRYRRRD comes from the coding sequence ATGATCGGGCAACCGGACGCGGATCTCGCCTGGGCCGTCGAGGAGGCCTGCCTCAACGCCCGGCCCTCACCGGTCGCGATCAATCTCGGGGGCTGGCTCCTGCGTGCCTCCGGCGGTCCGACCCGCCGGACGAACTCCCTCAATCCCCTGCGTGGCCGGCGCGACGATCCCGCTGCGGTGATCGCGGCGGCCGAGGCGGTGTATCGCGATCTCGGACGTCCCCTGATCGTCCGGGTGCCCGATCTCGCCCCCGAGATGAACACGTACCTCGATCGCTTCGGCTTTCGCAGCGAGGGCGAGACCTGCACGCTGCTGGCCGACCTCGCCGACAGCAGCGGAGCCGAGCCGGAGGGCCTCGTGCTGTCCCGCGACCCGGACGAGGCCTGGTTCGCCGCGCAGGCCGCGTGTGAGGGGCCGGTTTCGAGCGAGGCCGCACGGACCTACCGCGCATCCCTGGCCTGCCTCATCCTGCCCCGCGTGTTCGCTCGGCTCGACCGGGAGGAGCAAGCCGTGGCCGTCGCCTACGGCGTCCTGCATCGCGGGCTCTTCGTCCTCGAATCGGTGGCGACGCACCCGGCGCATCGTCGGGCCGGGCACGCGATCACACTCCTGACCGCCCTGATGGACCGGGCCCAGCGGATGGGGGCAGAGGGCGCGTGCCTTCAGGTCGTGGCCGAGAACGGACCAGCCCGCGCGCTCTACGCGGCGCTCGGATTCACCCGGACTCTCCACGGCTACCGGTATCGCCGGCGTGACTGA
- the secG gene encoding preprotein translocase subunit SecG has translation MQTVLISIHLIVVLGLIAVVLLQRSEGGLGLGGGGGGGVAGFMTGRGQANALTRATAILAALFFTTSMALAILSHRGAAPRSILEGTATGQPATQPNAGNLLDTLRSQGGAQPGTPADVPTTQPAQPAVPQAPQSR, from the coding sequence ATGCAGACCGTTCTGATCTCGATCCACCTCATCGTCGTCCTCGGCCTCATCGCCGTGGTGCTTCTGCAGCGCTCCGAGGGGGGGCTCGGACTGGGTGGCGGTGGAGGCGGCGGCGTCGCTGGCTTCATGACCGGGCGTGGCCAGGCAAATGCCCTGACGCGCGCGACCGCGATCCTGGCGGCGCTGTTTTTCACGACCAGTATGGCGTTGGCCATCCTGTCCCACCGGGGTGCGGCACCGCGCTCGATCCTGGAGGGGACTGCAACGGGCCAGCCGGCGACGCAGCCGAATGCCGGCAACCTGCTGGATACCCTGCGCAGCCAGGGCGGTGCCCAGCCGGGCACCCCGGCCGACGTTCCGACCACGCAGCCGGCTCAGCCGGCCGTTCCCCAGGCGCCGCAGTCGCGCTGA
- a CDS encoding CTP synthase, giving the protein MTRYVFITGGVVSSLGKGLASAALAALLQARGYKVRLRKLDPYLNVDPGTMSPTQHGEVFVTDDGAETDLDLGHYERFTGVPATRADNITTGRIYLDIITKERRGDYLGATIQVIPHVTNAIKDFVLEGNDAFDFVLVEIGGTVGDIEGLPFFEAIRQLGQELPRGATAFVHLTLLPYIPSAGELKTKPTQHSVKELRSIGIQPDMLLCRCDRPIPADERRKLGLFCNVRETAVIEARDVESIYDVPLSYREAGLDREVLAHFEISSEGEPDLSRWRTISERVKNPEGEVSIAIVGKYTGLKDAYKSLTEALTHGGIANRVKVNLEWIEAEVFEREDPAPFLEGIHGILVPGGFGQRGAEGKIRAARYARERSIPYFGICFGMQMAVIEAARSLAGVANANSTEFGETAEPVVGLLTEWLKGNELERRAAAGDLGGTMRLGAYQAALRPESKIAEIYGTTDISERHRHRYEVNMAYRECLEAKGLRFSGLSPDGLLPETVEHVGHPWFIGVQFHPELKSRPFEPHPLFESFIGAAMVQSRLV; this is encoded by the coding sequence ATGACGCGGTACGTTTTCATCACCGGCGGCGTGGTTTCCTCGCTCGGCAAGGGTCTCGCATCGGCAGCACTCGCTGCCCTGCTTCAGGCTCGCGGCTACAAGGTCCGCCTGCGCAAGCTCGATCCCTACCTCAATGTGGATCCGGGCACGATGAGCCCGACGCAGCATGGCGAGGTCTTCGTCACCGACGACGGTGCCGAGACCGACCTCGATCTCGGCCACTACGAGCGCTTCACCGGGGTGCCGGCAACACGCGCGGACAACATCACGACGGGCCGGATCTACCTCGACATCATCACCAAGGAGCGGCGCGGAGATTACCTCGGCGCGACGATCCAGGTGATCCCGCACGTCACCAACGCGATCAAGGACTTCGTCCTCGAAGGTAACGACGCATTCGACTTCGTGCTCGTCGAGATCGGCGGCACGGTGGGCGATATCGAGGGACTTCCGTTCTTCGAAGCGATCCGCCAACTCGGCCAGGAACTGCCGCGCGGCGCAACGGCCTTCGTGCACCTGACGCTGCTGCCCTACATCCCATCAGCCGGGGAACTTAAGACCAAGCCGACCCAGCACTCGGTGAAAGAGCTGCGCTCGATCGGCATCCAGCCCGATATGCTGCTCTGCCGCTGCGACCGACCGATCCCCGCCGACGAGCGGCGCAAGCTCGGGTTGTTCTGCAACGTGCGCGAGACCGCCGTCATCGAGGCCCGCGACGTGGAGTCCATCTACGACGTACCGCTCTCCTACCGCGAAGCCGGGCTCGACCGCGAGGTCCTGGCGCATTTCGAGATCAGTTCCGAGGGCGAACCGGACCTGTCGCGCTGGCGCACGATCTCGGAGCGGGTAAAGAACCCGGAGGGCGAGGTCTCCATCGCCATCGTGGGCAAGTACACGGGGCTCAAGGACGCCTACAAGTCGCTTACGGAAGCACTGACCCATGGCGGCATCGCCAACCGGGTCAAGGTAAACCTCGAATGGATCGAGGCCGAGGTCTTCGAGCGGGAGGACCCAGCGCCGTTCCTCGAAGGCATTCACGGCATCCTGGTGCCCGGTGGCTTCGGCCAGCGCGGCGCCGAGGGCAAGATCCGTGCGGCGCGCTACGCCCGCGAGCGCAGCATCCCGTATTTCGGCATCTGCTTCGGCATGCAGATGGCGGTCATCGAGGCGGCACGCTCCCTTGCCGGTGTCGCGAATGCGAATTCCACGGAGTTCGGCGAAACGGCGGAACCCGTCGTCGGTCTTCTCACGGAATGGCTCAAAGGCAACGAACTGGAGCGACGCGCGGCGGCCGGTGACCTCGGCGGCACCATGCGGCTGGGCGCCTATCAGGCTGCCTTGCGTCCCGAATCGAAGATCGCCGAGATCTACGGGACCACCGACATCTCTGAGCGTCACCGCCACCGCTACGAAGTCAACATGGCCTATCGAGAATGCCTGGAGGCCAAGGGTCTGCGCTTCTCCGGCCTTTCGCCGGACGGCCTCCTGCCGGAGACCGTGGAGCATGTCGGCCACCCGTGGTTCATCGGCGTGCAGTTCCATCCGGAGCTTAAGTCGCGCCCGTTCGAGCCGCATCCCCTGTTCGAGAGCTTCATCGGCGCCGCCATGGTGCAGAGCCGTCTGGTCTGA
- a CDS encoding alpha/beta fold hydrolase, translated as MRPQATVSPTGPISSAVTARMVPRTVIELSGGRTLAYAEMGSGPPLVAIHGTLMSLEDLWLGPVPYLARHFRVIAVDRPGHGFSRRKGAADAHSWRQAALIREGVRALGLERPVILGHSFGGAVALAYALQFADEIAGTVALAPICYPEPRLEHLIFGPRAAPGGRALSGALERSADPALLPLLWNAMFLPSVMPAAFAAHYPFGLAAQAAQLVAEGEDAMGLTAGLTRSALTYQTCRVPVRILGGDSDIVVSTPRHGALASLQIPDAVFQTLRRTGHMLHHQHPEAVVAAAQAISAPAHGKA; from the coding sequence ATGCGGCCGCAGGCCACCGTCAGCCCGACCGGCCCGATCTCGTCAGCCGTTACTGCCCGTATGGTTCCGCGTACGGTGATCGAACTCTCCGGAGGCCGGACACTCGCCTATGCCGAGATGGGCAGCGGTCCACCGTTGGTCGCGATCCACGGCACGCTGATGTCCCTGGAGGATCTTTGGCTTGGGCCGGTCCCATACCTTGCCCGGCATTTCCGGGTGATTGCGGTGGACCGGCCGGGACACGGCTTCAGCCGGAGGAAAGGGGCGGCCGACGCCCATTCCTGGCGCCAGGCCGCGCTGATCCGGGAGGGCGTTCGGGCCCTTGGGCTCGAGCGACCGGTGATCCTGGGACATTCCTTCGGAGGAGCGGTCGCCCTTGCCTACGCCCTGCAGTTTGCGGATGAGATCGCGGGCACGGTCGCCCTGGCACCGATCTGCTATCCAGAGCCGCGCCTCGAACACCTGATCTTCGGACCGAGGGCCGCTCCGGGCGGCAGGGCTCTGTCGGGGGCACTGGAACGCTCAGCCGATCCGGCACTGCTCCCGCTCCTCTGGAATGCGATGTTCCTCCCCTCCGTGATGCCAGCGGCCTTTGCCGCACATTATCCGTTCGGGCTCGCCGCACAGGCGGCGCAACTCGTGGCCGAAGGCGAAGACGCGATGGGCCTTACGGCCGGTCTGACGCGGAGCGCACTGACCTACCAGACCTGCCGTGTTCCTGTGCGGATCCTGGGGGGTGATTCCGATATCGTCGTGAGCACGCCCCGACATGGCGCCCTGGCGTCCCTGCAGATTCCGGATGCGGTCTTCCAGACCCTTCGTCGGACCGGGCACATGCTGCATCATCAGCATCCGGAGGCGGTGGTCGCTGCCGCGCAGGCGATTTCGGCCCCTGCCCACGGAAAGGCCTGA
- a CDS encoding SDR family oxidoreductase, producing the protein MQRRKKLRDQVIVITGASSGIGLATARMAAREGARVVLAARSGETLARIAREIEADGGQALAVTADVGKRADVQAIADRAVSAFGGFDTWVNVAGLTIYGPLRVVSDEDHERLLQTNLWGTVYGSLIAAEHLRGRGGAIINIGSVGSDLAFPFQGMYCASKHAIKGFTDALRMELVHEGAPISVTLIKPNSIDTPLPHRARNYMDHEPKLPPPVYQPEEVAHAILHAAVHPERDIVVGGGGKALTSLKEFSPGAYDLLAPAIIAFQKRNESPRDPKGALHAPGQDGEAHGDQPGYVRRTSTYTRASLHPVATAARIGLGLAATAFVARQSLRRRKPL; encoded by the coding sequence ATGCAACGTCGCAAGAAGCTGCGCGATCAGGTCATCGTCATTACGGGCGCGTCCAGCGGTATCGGTCTCGCGACGGCGCGCATGGCCGCGCGGGAAGGCGCCCGCGTCGTTCTGGCGGCACGCAGCGGCGAGACCCTCGCGCGCATCGCGCGGGAGATCGAGGCCGATGGCGGGCAGGCGCTGGCGGTGACGGCCGACGTCGGAAAGCGCGCGGATGTCCAGGCGATCGCCGACCGGGCGGTGTCGGCCTTCGGCGGCTTCGACACCTGGGTCAACGTCGCTGGCCTGACCATCTATGGCCCCTTGCGCGTCGTCAGCGACGAAGACCACGAGCGCCTGCTTCAGACCAACCTATGGGGCACGGTCTACGGCTCGCTGATCGCAGCCGAACACCTGCGCGGGCGCGGTGGAGCCATCATCAACATCGGCAGCGTGGGCAGCGACCTCGCCTTCCCGTTCCAGGGCATGTACTGCGCCAGCAAGCACGCCATCAAGGGCTTCACCGACGCCCTGCGCATGGAACTGGTGCACGAGGGCGCCCCGATTTCGGTGACGCTGATCAAGCCGAACTCCATCGACACGCCCCTGCCGCACCGGGCGCGGAATTACATGGACCACGAGCCGAAGCTCCCGCCGCCGGTCTACCAGCCGGAGGAGGTGGCACATGCAATTCTGCATGCCGCCGTGCATCCGGAGCGCGACATCGTCGTCGGCGGCGGTGGCAAGGCGCTGACCAGCCTGAAGGAGTTCTCGCCCGGCGCCTACGACCTCCTGGCGCCCGCGATCATCGCCTTTCAGAAGCGCAACGAATCGCCGCGCGATCCGAAGGGTGCCCTCCACGCGCCCGGTCAGGACGGCGAGGCCCACGGCGACCAGCCGGGCTACGTCCGCCGAACCAGCACCTACACGCGTGCCTCGCTGCACCCGGTCGCGACGGCGGCCCGGATCGGCCTCGGGCTCGCGGCGACCGCCTTCGTGGCGCGCCAGAGCCTGCGCCGCCGGAAACCGCTCTGA
- a CDS encoding DNA polymerase III subunit chi has translation MTEILFYHLQQQPLEKVLPNLLERSLERQWRAAIQAASEERLQALDDQLWTYSDDSFLPHGTDRDTDAASQPVVLTLKDTNPNAASIRFLVEGADLPPDAEGYARICVLFDGTDQDALLRAREQWREAKAAGHTIAYWQQDEDGRWQKKA, from the coding sequence GTGACCGAGATCCTGTTCTACCACCTCCAGCAGCAGCCCCTCGAGAAGGTGCTCCCGAACCTCTTGGAGCGCTCGCTCGAGCGTCAATGGCGCGCGGCGATCCAGGCGGCCAGCGAGGAGCGGCTCCAGGCCCTCGACGACCAGCTCTGGACCTACAGCGACGACAGCTTCCTGCCCCACGGTACGGATCGTGATACCGATGCGGCAAGCCAGCCTGTGGTGCTGACGCTGAAGGATACCAACCCGAACGCGGCGTCGATCCGCTTCCTCGTGGAGGGTGCCGATCTCCCGCCGGATGCCGAAGGATATGCACGGATCTGCGTGCTGTTCGACGGAACCGACCAGGACGCGCTCCTGCGGGCCCGCGAGCAGTGGCGGGAGGCCAAAGCCGCCGGCCACACGATCGCCTACTGGCAGCAGGACGAGGACGGCCGTTGGCAGAAGAAGGCCTGA
- a CDS encoding S10 family peptidase → MRRFAIGLAALLFAGAPLQAQPSPQPEARRAAEPRGLEGRKLPADSVTEHSITLPDGRTLAFTARAGSLPLVDEAGKLQAEIAFIAYTVAGRADAPRPVTFALNGGPGAASAYLNIGAIGPWRLPVEGTSISPSAPIGLVPNDGTWLDFTDLVFLDPVGTGYSRAADGDAKRYWSVDADASVLSSAIARWLRSYDRVASPKFFVGESYGGFRGPLIAAKLQEEIGIGLSGMVLLSPVLDFAWLQAPRTTPWGHVIKLPSFAAAAVERAGGTPTRQTMAEAEAYATGPYLADLLKGPADEAAVARLGDRIGALAGLDPGFVRRQAGRLSGQSVQREIGRGTGRVASAYDTGVTGWDPDPNAVTSGFEDPLLTGLQAPLTSAMLALYAEKLNYRVPDLRYELLNGQVNRGWSWGGGRMAPEALGALRGVLALDGNMRVLVAHGFTDLVTPYFASKLLIDQMPAFGGGRLDLAVYPGGHMFYSRPDSRAAFHRDAAALYAAALAARGQTQR, encoded by the coding sequence ATGAGACGCTTCGCCATCGGCCTCGCGGCCCTCCTGTTTGCGGGAGCGCCCCTCCAGGCGCAGCCGAGCCCCCAGCCCGAGGCGAGACGGGCCGCCGAGCCGCGCGGCCTGGAAGGGCGCAAGCTCCCCGCCGACTCGGTCACCGAACACAGCATCACCCTGCCGGACGGCCGGACCCTCGCCTTCACCGCCCGCGCCGGGAGCCTGCCCCTCGTGGACGAGGCCGGAAAGCTTCAGGCCGAAATCGCCTTCATCGCCTACACGGTCGCCGGTCGGGCCGATGCGCCCCGCCCTGTGACTTTCGCGCTCAACGGTGGCCCCGGCGCGGCTTCGGCCTACCTGAATATCGGCGCTATCGGACCCTGGCGCCTGCCCGTCGAGGGCACCAGCATCAGCCCGTCGGCTCCCATCGGTCTCGTGCCGAACGACGGCACCTGGCTCGACTTCACCGACCTCGTCTTCCTCGACCCCGTGGGGACGGGCTACAGCCGCGCCGCCGATGGCGACGCCAAGCGCTACTGGAGCGTCGACGCGGATGCCTCCGTGTTGTCCTCGGCCATCGCTCGTTGGCTGCGAAGCTACGATCGCGTCGCCTCGCCCAAGTTCTTTGTTGGCGAGAGCTATGGCGGCTTCCGAGGCCCGCTGATCGCCGCCAAGCTGCAGGAGGAGATCGGCATCGGCCTCTCAGGCATGGTCCTGCTCTCTCCGGTCCTCGACTTCGCCTGGCTCCAGGCGCCGCGCACGACGCCGTGGGGGCACGTCATCAAGCTACCCTCCTTCGCGGCCGCCGCCGTCGAGCGCGCCGGGGGCACGCCCACGCGCCAGACGATGGCCGAGGCGGAGGCCTACGCCACGGGGCCCTACCTGGCCGATCTCCTGAAAGGACCGGCCGATGAGGCCGCCGTCGCGCGTTTGGGTGACCGGATCGGGGCGCTCGCGGGGCTCGACCCCGGTTTCGTGCGCCGCCAGGCCGGGCGTCTTTCCGGCCAGAGCGTCCAGCGCGAGATCGGTCGCGGGACCGGCCGCGTCGCCAGCGCCTACGACACCGGCGTCACGGGTTGGGATCCCGATCCGAATGCCGTGACGTCCGGTTTCGAAGATCCCCTGCTTACCGGACTCCAGGCGCCGCTGACCAGCGCGATGCTCGCGCTTTATGCCGAGAAACTGAACTACCGGGTGCCGGACCTGCGCTACGAACTCCTCAACGGCCAGGTGAACCGCGGCTGGTCGTGGGGCGGCGGACGCATGGCGCCGGAGGCACTCGGGGCGCTACGTGGCGTGCTGGCTCTGGACGGCAACATGCGTGTTCTTGTGGCGCATGGCTTCACGGATCTGGTGACGCCGTACTTCGCCTCGAAGCTCCTGATCGACCAGATGCCGGCCTTCGGCGGCGGGCGCCTGGATCTCGCCGTGTACCCCGGCGGTCACATGTTCTATTCCCGGCCCGATTCCCGTGCCGCCTTCCATCGCGATGCGGCCGCCCTCTACGCGGCGGCCCTGGCTGCGCGGGGACAGACACAGCGCTGA
- a CDS encoding peptidoglycan -binding protein, which translates to MASARFRRDRSLNVWPGYVDALATLLLAVVFLLTIFVVGQFFLSQEISGRDSVLTRLNRQIADLTDLLALERSTRKTQEDQAASLRNTLLGAQADRDRLKAQAEAAQGAPGRQGEVDRQLAAERANTARAASQIDLLNEQIAAMRRQLAALEDALAASENRDRESQARIADLGSRLNVALAQKVQELARYRSDFFGRLRQILGNRPDIRIVGDRFVLQSEVLFPGGSASLKPEAGPELDRIAGAILDLARQIPADIPWVLRIDGHTDARPIASSQFPSNWALSAARAIAVVQAMTAKGIPPQHLLAAAFGEFQPIEAGTTEDAYARNRRIEMKLTER; encoded by the coding sequence ATGGCCTCCGCGCGCTTCCGCCGCGACCGGAGCCTGAACGTCTGGCCGGGCTACGTCGACGCACTGGCGACGCTGCTGCTGGCCGTGGTGTTCCTGCTCACCATCTTCGTGGTGGGGCAGTTCTTCCTTTCGCAGGAGATCAGCGGACGGGATTCGGTTCTGACCCGGCTCAACCGACAGATCGCCGACCTCACGGATCTGCTCGCCCTGGAGCGCTCCACCCGCAAGACACAGGAAGATCAGGCCGCTTCTCTGCGCAATACACTGCTCGGCGCACAGGCCGACCGGGATCGCCTGAAGGCCCAGGCCGAGGCTGCGCAGGGCGCCCCGGGACGCCAGGGCGAGGTCGACCGGCAACTGGCCGCAGAGCGGGCGAACACGGCGCGTGCCGCCTCGCAGATCGACCTCCTGAACGAACAGATCGCCGCGATGCGTCGGCAACTCGCCGCTCTGGAGGATGCCCTGGCGGCCTCGGAGAACCGTGACCGCGAAAGCCAGGCCCGGATCGCGGATCTTGGTAGCCGCCTCAACGTGGCGCTCGCTCAAAAGGTGCAGGAACTGGCGCGCTACCGCTCGGACTTCTTCGGGCGCCTCCGGCAGATTCTCGGCAACCGGCCGGATATTCGCATCGTCGGCGACCGCTTCGTCCTCCAGTCCGAGGTGCTGTTCCCGGGGGGCTCCGCCAGCCTGAAGCCCGAGGCCGGGCCGGAACTCGACCGCATCGCCGGGGCCATCCTGGACCTGGCCAGGCAGATCCCAGCCGACATCCCCTGGGTACTGCGCATCGATGGCCACACGGATGCGCGCCCCATCGCCAGTTCGCAATTCCCGTCGAACTGGGCGCTCTCGGCCGCGCGCGCCATCGCGGTGGTCCAAGCCATGACCGCGAAGGGCATTCCTCCGCAGCACCTGCTCGCTGCCGCCTTCGGCGAGTTCCAGCCGATCGAGGCCGGGACGACCGAGGATGCCTATGCCCGCAACCGCCGGATCGAGATGAAGCTGACGGAACGCTGA
- a CDS encoding MotA/TolQ/ExbB proton channel family protein, which translates to MATPPAPATLAKPGIYLFRMLVFLILVGFLAFVLFRQITPAFLANPGLNGLILGVLLIAVLLAFGQVIRLYREAAYVNAVAAGESPSKPPLLVAPLVPAIAARHGGLTLPTSRAFLDTAAARLDEGREILRYVSGLLILLGLLGTFWGLIDTLSAVGSVIRTMRGGGEAAAMFDELKNGLAVPLSGIGLAFSASLFGLGSSLIVGFLDLQAGQAHARFHNELEDWLLSGDHPATGVPVAAVAKPSGAHDPASARELKDAVDRLTAVVAEGANGRVATQAMTNLAEGIQGLVQHMRAEQQMIRDWVEAQANRERELKQVLERLGRERS; encoded by the coding sequence ATGGCGACCCCACCCGCACCCGCGACACTCGCCAAACCCGGCATCTACCTCTTTCGGATGCTGGTTTTCCTGATCCTCGTCGGCTTCCTCGCCTTCGTGCTGTTCCGGCAGATCACACCGGCCTTCCTCGCCAATCCAGGACTCAACGGGCTGATCCTCGGCGTGCTGCTCATCGCAGTGCTGCTGGCCTTCGGTCAGGTGATCCGGCTCTACCGCGAGGCCGCCTACGTCAATGCCGTGGCGGCCGGCGAGAGCCCGAGCAAGCCGCCGCTGCTCGTAGCCCCCCTCGTCCCCGCCATCGCGGCCCGTCACGGCGGGCTGACCCTGCCCACGAGCCGCGCCTTCCTCGACACGGCCGCCGCGCGCCTCGACGAGGGTCGTGAGATCCTGCGCTACGTCTCGGGCCTCCTCATCCTCCTCGGCCTCCTCGGCACGTTCTGGGGTCTCATCGATACCTTGAGCGCGGTGGGCTCGGTCATCCGCACCATGCGCGGCGGCGGTGAGGCGGCGGCGATGTTCGACGAGTTGAAGAACGGTCTCGCGGTGCCGCTCTCGGGCATTGGGCTTGCCTTCTCCGCCTCCCTGTTCGGCCTCGGCAGTTCGCTGATCGTCGGTTTCCTCGACCTGCAGGCGGGCCAGGCCCATGCCCGCTTCCACAACGAGCTGGAGGATTGGCTGCTTTCCGGCGACCACCCGGCGACGGGGGTACCGGTCGCGGCTGTGGCAAAGCCCTCTGGCGCGCACGATCCAGCCAGCGCCCGCGAGTTGAAGGACGCAGTGGACCGTCTGACCGCCGTCGTGGCCGAGGGTGCCAATGGCCGCGTCGCCACTCAGGCGATGACCAACCTCGCGGAGGGTATTCAAGGCCTCGTCCAGCACATGCGAGCCGAACAGCAGATGATCCGCGACTGGGTCGAAGCGCAGGCGAACCGCGAGCGCGAACTGAAGCAGGTGCTCGAGCGCCTCGGCCGCGAGCGGAGCTGA
- a CDS encoding TIGR00282 family metallophosphoesterase — protein MRLLFLGDVVGRPGRHVISDRLPALRDRWRLDCVVINGENAAGGFGLTESICDELLQAGADAVTLGNHSFDQREALVFIQRQTRLVRPANYPPGTPGRGATVVETQKGARVLVLNVMGRIYMDALDDPFASAEREVAACPLGAVADAVIVDVHAEATSEKQAFGHFLDGRVSLVVGTHTHTPTADHRILPGGTAYLSDAGMCGDYDSILGMQKDEPLRRFLQKTPGARLEAAQGEGTLCGIAVETDDATGLARSVAAVRLGPHLEETWPRDWD, from the coding sequence ATGCGACTCCTCTTCCTCGGCGACGTGGTCGGCCGGCCCGGCCGCCACGTGATCTCGGACCGCCTCCCGGCCCTGCGTGACCGCTGGCGCCTCGATTGCGTGGTCATCAACGGCGAGAACGCCGCCGGTGGGTTCGGGCTGACTGAATCAATCTGCGACGAACTCCTGCAGGCTGGGGCCGATGCGGTGACGCTCGGGAACCACTCGTTCGACCAGCGCGAGGCGCTCGTCTTCATCCAGCGTCAGACCCGGCTGGTTCGCCCGGCCAATTACCCGCCCGGCACGCCCGGCCGGGGCGCCACCGTGGTGGAGACGCAGAAGGGCGCGCGCGTCCTCGTCCTCAATGTGATGGGCCGCATCTACATGGATGCCCTGGACGATCCATTCGCCTCGGCGGAGCGCGAAGTGGCGGCCTGCCCCCTCGGCGCAGTCGCGGATGCCGTCATCGTCGACGTGCATGCCGAAGCCACGAGCGAGAAGCAGGCCTTCGGGCATTTCCTCGATGGCCGCGTCAGCCTCGTGGTCGGCACCCATACGCATACGCCCACGGCCGACCACCGCATCCTGCCCGGAGGAACCGCCTACCTGTCGGATGCGGGCATGTGCGGCGACTACGATTCGATCCTCGGCATGCAGAAGGACGAGCCCCTGCGCCGCTTCCTGCAGAAGACCCCCGGTGCGCGGCTCGAAGCGGCGCAAGGGGAAGGCACTTTGTGCGGCATCGCCGTCGAGACCGACGACGCGACCGGGCTCGCTCGCAGCGTCGCCGCGGTCCGCCTCGGCCCTCACCTCGAGGAGACTTGGCCGCGCGACTGGGACTAG
- a CDS encoding 5-formyltetrahydrofolate cyclo-ligase, producing MAPHSPSSDSDPPISAVKAALRSEALARRDELSAEVRSAGSLRIAKDVIAIAPLAEAMIVGAFWPIRSEVDPRPLARLLFARGQRVALPKVTPDGLVFREWRDGETLVAGRFGLSEPHDDLPPVDPAALIVPLAAYDRRGHRIGYGRGYYDQAIERLSRNGPVLTIGVAFSVQAVERVPAEPHDQPLDHLITEAGPVPLTRT from the coding sequence GTGGCTCCGCACTCACCCTCTTCCGATAGCGACCCGCCGATTTCCGCCGTGAAAGCGGCGTTGCGCAGCGAGGCCCTGGCCCGGCGCGACGAGCTTTCGGCAGAGGTGAGAAGCGCCGGCTCACTCAGAATCGCTAAGGACGTCATCGCGATCGCGCCCCTGGCCGAAGCGATGATCGTCGGTGCCTTCTGGCCGATCCGCAGCGAGGTCGATCCACGCCCCCTCGCCCGCCTGCTCTTCGCGCGTGGCCAGCGGGTCGCCCTGCCGAAGGTGACCCCCGACGGCCTCGTCTTCCGGGAATGGCGGGACGGCGAAACCTTGGTCGCCGGCCGCTTCGGGCTGAGCGAACCGCACGATGACCTGCCCCCCGTCGATCCGGCGGCGCTGATCGTGCCGCTCGCCGCCTATGACCGGCGCGGGCACCGCATCGGCTACGGTCGCGGTTACTACGATCAGGCGATCGAACGCCTATCCCGGAATGGCCCGGTCCTCACCATCGGCGTCGCCTTCTCGGTCCAGGCCGTGGAGCGCGTCCCGGCCGAGCCCCATGACCAACCCCTCGACCATCTCATCACCGAAGCGGGCCCCGTCCCGCTGACGCGGACCTGA
- a CDS encoding cell division protein ZapA has product MPQINVTIDGKNYRMACAEGEEDHLTGLATGLDARVTEMRRAFGEIGDMRLHVMAALMQADELQEAQTRLAALEKEAAALRAVVDAADATRAGEDARLAEGLNRCADRMERLAHTISAG; this is encoded by the coding sequence ATGCCTCAGATCAACGTCACCATTGACGGCAAGAATTACCGCATGGCCTGCGCCGAGGGCGAGGAAGACCACCTCACGGGGCTGGCCACCGGGCTCGACGCGCGCGTCACCGAGATGCGCCGCGCGTTCGGCGAGATCGGCGACATGCGCCTGCATGTGATGGCAGCCCTGATGCAGGCCGACGAATTGCAGGAGGCGCAGACCCGCCTCGCCGCCCTGGAAAAGGAAGCGGCCGCCCTCCGTGCGGTAGTGGACGCCGCCGACGCCACGCGGGCGGGCGAGGACGCGCGCCTCGCCGAGGGCCTGAACCGGTGCGCCGACCGGATGGAACGCCTCGCGCACACGATCTCGGCGGGTTGA